The sequence below is a genomic window from Ostrinia nubilalis chromosome Z, ilOstNubi1.1, whole genome shotgun sequence.
ggggctgGTAGAAAACACATCTAATATGAATTATCTTtgggtaaaagaaaaactttttttttgtaaactagtgttattaaaaaaacaaaaacccatctgcgttaaaataaataaaaagataaggttttatcattaaataaaagaaaacactTCTAGTATTGTGTGACTGGCATAcattttagtataaaaaaattaaagtaaggGACAAACAcaaacatttctttttttttgctgTAAAGGGTAGTGTTCACAAAGAaggtaggggagactgggtacggttgaaattttgcttttattgtctataattttgttgtttaataacCAAGTGACGATTACGATACgtgaaattgaaatttgaagTTTTAGCTATGATTATGGCTGTATCATTATAGTTCCCGGGTTACTATTTATAGAAATATacgcaatttaaaaaaaaagaaattttgtttCAACCGTCCCCAATCGCTGTTTCAACCGCCCCTGGCAtggggacggttgaaacagCGATTGGGATCTGttgaaatacatacaaataatacaataagtactaataaaacgtgttttatttatcattaataatacgaatattaaaattatagtaCCACATGACGACATTAATCAgtctaagtatttaatatttctaaaacattaattagcctttgattagtagtaaacatttaaaaaaataacagaaatatgattaactaaatgatatttccaaacctaataaacattaataataaaataatattaaaattctgaataaaattaacgaaaatcttttatttttttttcaaaccataCTTTTCCGCCGCTTTCCGCAGTGAATCTCAAGCTTTTACCACCTCTAATGCTTTACTAAGTCAATTTCCTCTCTGGAAATCTTCCTTACCCAAACTCTAGGTATCTACaaaaaattaacattaataaattttctgtttcaaccgtacccacaaaaaatgtttcaaccgtccccaaccccactttttgtaaaatatactttatagtTTCGACACTAATGATAACACATTAAAAATAGTTACTGGCCCTTATTCTACAAGcttcattataatcgcaaacgcaCACTCGATACATTCACATAAAAAGAACAGGTAGTATAAGCGTTAATGTCTGAagaaaaaaacttacttttgggCAGTAAAAAACAATATGGCGTTTTGCACACAACGTCAACGCCTTAGGAAGTTTTAGGCACTAAATTCGTGTTCGGACCTGTTGTCCGCTTCTTTTTCCCCTAGGACCCCGTTTACGAGATATTTGCTCTGTTTAAACCGTCctttgtttcaaccgtacccagtctcccctataAGATTGAGGCCTATAAGTTTTGTTTAAACACAGCTCCTCTATTGCGAATGCAGGCACAGCATCTGCGTCAAATCTCACGCGTTGTTGTATTTAACCTCATTTCTCCTCTCATTTTCGCAAAGGCAGAATTGATCCTCTCGACTTTCTGTCGGTACTTCATAGACCAATTCTTTGGCACGTCCCCACACAAAAAAGTCGAGAGGCGTTAAGTCTGGGGATCGTGCTGGCCATGAAATTGGACCAAGTCTGCCAATCCAAGCGTTGGGGAATACATGATCTAAATATTCCCTCACTGTGTGGCGATAGTGTGTCGGACAACCATCATTCTGAAAAATGATGTGTTGGTCATCTTCAAGCTGCACGTTGCTTAAGAGGTCTGGGAGATCATTTATTAGAAAATCTAAGCAATTATCCCCGTTGAGGTGGTCCAATCAAATGTCTTCCAAAAACCCCTGCCCAAACATTTACGGAAAACCTTATTTGGTAAGACCTTGCCCTGGTTACTTGGGGGTTTTCATCCTTTGGTGCCCAGTAATGTAGATTATGCTGATTGAATATGCCCTCACGAGTAAATTTGGATTCATCCGTccacaaaatgtttttttttttaattggcatCTTCCACATCACTACGTAGAAAGAAGCGACAGAACTGCAGACGTCGGTCATTATCGCCTTCTACAAGATCTGAAACCAAGAAAAAAGGACCATTTGAAACGCAGTATGCACTTACCCTCTCATCTGGCAGATGTTCGCGCGCGCCTACTTACAAAATACACTTGCTTTAAATACAGGTGTTTTTAATTTCCTAATGCATTTTTACATAACTCCATACATTGATTAACATGTCAATAAGGGATTTGTCTTTACCATGAACCGGAGTGTAGTGGAATGGAATTTGAATGGATGTCTTCCATCAGCGTTGACTACTGCCCACACCTTCCACATGGAAAGGCCTAGTTCTCCAGCCACATTTCTCACACTAATGGTAGGATCGTTCGTTATCAAATGCTTAGAGAATTTGTTCATCAACAGTAACAGGCACTTGTCTCGTACTGAGTCTTGGTTCTCGATAAGTTAAATTTGCCGTCTCTCGTAATCGTCGGAAGGTATTTGAAAACGTACTTTGAGCTGCACGTGTGTTTCCATCGGCTAGGCCATACGCAAACAATGTCTGTCGCAAACAGAAACAAAGAAATAAATCATGATAAATCGGTTAAATGTTTAACTCCAATGAcagtcaaatattttttataaatttaaaggaacataataaaaaatacttattaaggAGTCTAATCGAAAAGAGAACGATGTTGGAAGAAACtttgcagatttttttttatatggattattcctaaaatcaagtggcagtgggcggggcacatagctcgtagagacgattaccgttggggcaggaaagttctcgagtggcgaccacgggctggaagacgtagcgtgggcaggcctcctactaggtggaccgacgatctggtaaaggtcgcgggaagagcctggatgcgggcagcgcaggaccgttcattgtggaaaaccttgggggaggcctttgtccagcagtggacgtcatttgactgaaacgaatgGATTATTCCATTTTCATCcctaaactttgttttttgacgaATTCCCACACCAAATTACTACATATGATATACCATTGGAAAGAGAAaaagctagagatatttttaagattactGGCAATCCAAAaatacctttatttatttttttaattcaattcaaAGTTGAGTTTTATgtcgatttttttacttttaacttTGGCGGCTCATAACTAGTTATCCAATCATTATTAGAAGCTgaaattacttttattgtactaaagacatattcgttattaatatgaaataaaaaaaatcgttgaAAACACACGGGAAAATTTTATgtatcagtttttaggtcaaatttcggaaaaatttcagaaaaaagaaaaacatcaaTTATGGTCAAAATGgacgaacttgtattcttaaaatgaccttacctatacaccctcGAAGTTTGTCTAagcttccgccaaacaccctgtatatttgtaCCCGGATAAAATTTTCTTCAGTGGCAATCTTGCCAAACCTGCGCACCTTGCCACGTGTCGTCTTTGTACACTTGATTTCAATCCTAATGACTTAGCTTTTTTGAAAAGACTTACAATAATGGTAAAAGCAACCTTTTATTATGGTTTTTGGAAACACTTTTTAAATTGCTTTCATAGCACTCTTTTCATAGTCAAGCGTGATTTTCTTTGGCTTCCAGTTACGAAATCGACTTTTTATTAGTTCTAGCAAGATTTCATATGTCCTCTCTTTTTTATTATGAAGAAAAGAGAAGAATAAAggaattatttgttttgtaagtTTGTTGTACCCGTGTATAGAATAAATCTGCTGGAATAGTGCTGGACAGGATCGAAAAGTACCATCCATAAAGAAatggttatttttttttatacaaagttttcctctttataatataagtTTAGATGACTGGCTCGTTTGAACAGTGGTTAGTGAGCCTGGCCACGGTTCCAAGTTGTATTGTGTTGTTCGATCCCCACCTGGGACACACATTCGTATTATTATGATGTTGTGTTTGTTCTATATTTGAAtgtgaatataataataataaataaaatatattatgtactaaagtatttttttatgttcttTTATTGCTCAATACATTTAAACAAATTGTGGTGAGATAACATCCAGTGAGTAATGGAAATACCCgtgtttatttctaaatatgtatgtaaaatgtaggtatattttaattaGTCTCAGACACCCATACAAGCTTTGCTCAATTCATCCATtaatatgtgcactttatccaAGACTCGctgtattttgttattattagaaatgacaaaAATCCTTCAGTACATTCCATTTTTTCTATGAAAAAATGTGTACTAGCTCCAGCGTTCATGCCAAGATTCCAATGTATATTGTGTTCTTGGAACAAAGTGTGTGATCGGAAACTGTCCACATAACGCTGGTGGAAATAATGGTCGATTTCTTTTTACTATCACAGTTTCCTGCGTTTCAAGTGATCCATTGACATAATATTTGTTAAAACACGTTTGTGCGATCCCTGCTGTATTTTGTGTGATCTCGGAGGATTTTGAAGGGCTTCCGGTATTTTATTATGATCAAGGATTTCTTCTTCTATACCCAGAAAATTATATGTTCATTTGTTCATTATATGTTCATTATTTTGTCTTTTAAAATCGTGCTTTCATTGTTTTGGTGAATTTGCTGGTTTAGCCCTGAATAGCTGTGTGGATTTTTACCAGAATTTTCACTATGATGCATTTTCACGTATATGTGCATAGCACTTAGTTCTAGTCTCCTGATGTTCATTAATGTCGGTCCGTTTATATTGATAATATAAATTCTGCTAGTAAACGTGCATAatgtaatttacattaactattGTAAAATTACCCGTATACTGAAGGTCCAACTGATTCTCGTTCTGTTATTAGTTTGCGTTTGCCCAATATCTGGAAGTTAGTAATTATCGTAAATTTTGGTGACATCACTCGCACACTCGTAACATACGTTGAATGACGATGACATATTACGTTTACCTTTAAAGCCACGTTAGTTACATCATTATGTTATGAAAATCTTAGTAGTACAAtcgattatttatttcaacaaaACAATTTATGCCGTTAATCATAGAATTTCTGGCAGTCCGTGAAAGAACCAGCGTTGCATCGCTAGTCACTTTTGTAGAAATGATCCTCGAGGTTTGTTTAGTTCTGCGAATAATACTGAATGAAAACCAGCACTTTTCTTTGGAAGAAATTATCGTGTCGCCGTGCAAaggtaaacatttttttttctcggaATAAAACCGTTGTTTCCTTCATACTTAAAGACTTATGTGAAGGCTGCTATAGTGTCATTTGGTGTTCAACCGCGCTCTGACTGAGACAAACTTAAAAATGCATTGTATAATGGCAATAATAGTTTCAAGTTTGATAATCAAAGTAATTTCAAGTGAGAGTGAGTTATTCCATATTGTTAAGCATTCATCAATTCATAACAAAACTTTGTAAATTAACGACAAAGAAActcataaatactttttttctatagCGACTAAGGACCCGGCCAGTTCTAAAGATGTTCAACCTCCAGCAGGATCGGCAAAAGACGTTTCTAAATTAGACTCTGTTGGGTCCAATCCAATTTTAAATTCGCTGTGGGTTTATCAACCGGAAGCACatgtaagttttaaatatatttaaagaTTATACGTAAATTGTAGGCAAGTGTctttgtattgttttgtttatggGCTGTGAGGAGGGATAGGAAGTGATgagtaaaaatataattttttgataAGAAGGGAGCTACCTCCGTAGTCCCTGTCATCCCTGACACAGGCAAAACCCGGGACCCTAAAGTGGGTTCCAGGCTGTTTTTGAAAGATTATAACGATAGGATCTGAGCTCTGTATAATACCGCATATGGTGCGAGTTAATAAATTTTGGGAGTaagaaagtaattaaaataagatttagaattaaaaatatatttgggtATACCAACATTTTCAAAATCTAGCCCTATGTAGATTTGTTTTACTTTGTTTAGATAAAATTCGTATGTATGTTCTATCATAAGTTACGTCATATCTTCGATGGAAAGATACTTACGTACCttctcaataataataatttttttggtattattttaTATCTCT
It includes:
- the LOC135086819 gene encoding uncharacterized protein LOC135086819 isoform X4, giving the protein MPLIIEFLAVRERTSVASLVTFVEMILEVCLVLRIILNENQHFSLEEIIVSPCKATKDPASSKDVQPPAGSAKDVSKLDSVGSNPILNSLWVYQPEAHGYFEPFERRPKPVTLVAFRKNGLLPRTKTNTGDGKSGEVAELQSPFNDISNFWVDD
- the LOC135086819 gene encoding uncharacterized protein LOC135086819 isoform X1; its protein translation is MPLIIEFLAVRERTSVASLVTFVEMILEVCLVLRIILNENQHFSLEEIIVSPCKATKDPASSKDVQPPAGSAKDVSKLDSVGSNPILNSLWVYQPEAHQSHVPGDAGTRRVVMKPAHSLTRLAKTLTLGFDPYFSKGYFEPFERRPKPVTLVAFRKNGLLPRTKTNTGDGKSGEVAELQSPFNDISNFWVDD